In one Sporomusa sphaeroides DSM 2875 genomic region, the following are encoded:
- a CDS encoding ABC transporter ATP-binding protein, with protein MILQFRNISVAYGDGGPSLTGFTLDVAAGEIVALVGESGSGKTTAIRTAIGLLPGGGEVVDGDILFNGKSLLTLSSKEWQALRGRQMSMIFQDSGAMLNPIRRIGSQFVEYIRAHQSVQKQEAWELGRVMLERMGLPHSETIMNSYTFQLSGGMRQRVGIAMAMVFQPRILLADEPTSALDVTTQSQIIRQMLELRGKYGTAILLVTHNLGVAAYMADRIIVMKDGRIVEQGTRESLLHQPAASYTRDLLEAVPSMRGERYV; from the coding sequence ATGATACTGCAGTTTCGTAATATATCGGTTGCCTATGGGGATGGGGGCCCATCCCTTACAGGCTTTACACTAGATGTGGCGGCGGGAGAGATTGTCGCGCTGGTGGGCGAAAGCGGCAGCGGCAAAACCACCGCCATCCGGACGGCCATTGGACTTTTACCCGGCGGCGGCGAAGTCGTCGACGGGGATATTCTGTTTAACGGAAAATCTCTGCTTACGTTATCGTCCAAGGAATGGCAGGCTTTGCGCGGCAGGCAAATGTCGATGATTTTTCAGGATTCGGGAGCTATGCTCAACCCCATCCGCCGGATTGGCAGTCAGTTTGTTGAATATATCCGCGCCCACCAGTCGGTGCAGAAGCAGGAAGCGTGGGAGCTGGGGCGGGTGATGCTGGAGCGCATGGGACTGCCCCATAGCGAAACCATCATGAATTCGTATACTTTTCAGCTTTCCGGCGGGATGCGCCAGCGGGTGGGCATCGCTATGGCGATGGTGTTTCAGCCGCGGATTCTGTTGGCTGATGAGCCTACCAGCGCCCTGGATGTTACAACCCAATCGCAGATTATCCGGCAGATGCTGGAGCTGCGCGGGAAATATGGCACTGCGATTCTGCTGGTAACCCATAACCTTGGTGTGGCTGCCTATATGGCAGACCGCATCATTGTCATGAAAGATGGCCGCATTGTTGAACAAGGAACCAGGGAGAGTCTTTTGCATCAGCCGGCTGCCTCTTATACCCGGGATTTACTGGAGGCTGTTCCGTCCATGAGGGGGGAACGCTATGTCTGA
- a CDS encoding ABC transporter ATP-binding protein: MSDFILEGKGLTQCYKTDTGRVLTACRAVDVTLRKGETLGIVGESGCGKSTLLRILTQLERPAEGRLFFNGQEITFLKGESLRRNRCHIQMVFQDPAASFFPRMKVGEAITEPLRNFRKLSRQELLDKQAELLELVGLPAEYADRYPHSMSGGQRQRLAIARALALDPDILICDEATSALDVSVQRQIIELLADIQRQRGLSIIFVCHDLALVQSIAHRVMIMYLGGVVEALPGDQVWNQACHPYSKALLGSVFATDMDFDKPLNTLEGDVPSPLDLPCGCSFHTRCPSCVEICRHEQPALREIASEHQAACHLLL, from the coding sequence ATGTCTGACTTTATTCTGGAGGGCAAGGGCTTGACGCAGTGCTACAAAACCGATACCGGTCGTGTTCTTACCGCTTGCCGTGCTGTCGATGTCACGCTGCGCAAGGGAGAAACGCTGGGCATTGTGGGCGAGAGCGGCTGTGGCAAAAGTACGCTGCTGCGGATTCTGACCCAATTGGAACGTCCTGCTGAAGGCCGGTTGTTTTTCAATGGACAGGAGATCACTTTTCTCAAAGGCGAGTCTTTGCGCCGCAATCGCTGTCATATTCAAATGGTATTTCAGGATCCGGCTGCCAGTTTTTTTCCGCGAATGAAGGTCGGTGAAGCCATTACCGAACCGCTCCGCAATTTTCGTAAGCTTTCCCGGCAGGAGCTGCTGGACAAGCAAGCCGAGCTGTTGGAACTGGTGGGCTTGCCGGCAGAGTACGCGGACCGGTATCCTCATTCCATGAGCGGGGGCCAGCGGCAGCGGCTTGCCATAGCCAGGGCGTTGGCGCTTGATCCGGATATTCTGATATGTGATGAGGCCACTTCCGCCTTGGATGTGTCGGTGCAGCGGCAGATTATTGAACTGCTGGCAGACATTCAACGACAGCGCGGACTGTCGATCATTTTTGTTTGTCATGATCTGGCGCTCGTCCAGTCGATAGCGCACCGGGTAATGATTATGTATCTGGGCGGTGTTGTGGAAGCTCTGCCTGGTGATCAGGTGTGGAATCAGGCCTGCCATCCCTATTCCAAGGCACTCTTGGGTTCTGTTTTCGCAACAGATATGGATTTTGACAAGCCGCTCAATACGCTGGAAGGAGATGTGCCCAGTCCGCTTGATTTGCCGTGCGGCTGTTCCTTTCATACCCGCTGCCCCAGCTGCGTGGAAATTTGCAGGCATGAACAGCCGGCGCTGCGGGAGATTGCTTCAGAGCATCAAGCGGCGTGTCATCTATTATTATAA
- a CDS encoding M14 family metallopeptidase, whose translation MNTWTICGQAVACGEKKQIMLTADIAGCEMPAVMIKGQKPGKTVLITAAVHGDEYPGIIAAIRAANEIDSAAVTGQILIIPCVNTAGFWAGSRYVPSDGANLNANYPGKTDGTAGERIADFFVRHIFPQTDFIIDLHSGSAMEPLTPCLFFPDTAGDVVRQAAKAAAYVTDIPYLIASTAATGHYSYAASALKIPGLLLERGHSGLCEDSWVEAYYRDIRLLLRHLAVYPYEDNKAVCPKKVFHKTIYLSAAHAGLWFPVITANAAVKEGDLLGRMEDFFGNTIAEYRAQADGTVFYYRGGLAVKQGQELVAYGLERYAE comes from the coding sequence ATGAATACTTGGACAATATGCGGACAGGCAGTCGCATGCGGTGAAAAAAAGCAGATTATGCTGACTGCAGATATTGCCGGCTGCGAAATGCCGGCAGTGATGATCAAAGGGCAGAAGCCCGGAAAAACTGTTCTAATCACGGCAGCCGTTCATGGCGATGAATATCCGGGTATCATTGCGGCAATCAGAGCGGCAAATGAAATTGACTCGGCGGCTGTAACCGGACAAATTTTGATCATCCCTTGTGTTAACACAGCCGGATTTTGGGCAGGCAGCCGGTATGTGCCGTCAGATGGCGCCAATCTCAACGCCAACTACCCAGGTAAAACTGATGGGACAGCAGGTGAGCGAATCGCCGACTTTTTTGTCAGACATATATTTCCCCAAACAGACTTTATCATTGACTTGCATAGCGGGAGCGCCATGGAGCCGCTGACGCCATGCCTGTTTTTCCCGGATACCGCAGGCGATGTGGTGCGGCAGGCAGCGAAAGCCGCTGCTTATGTTACCGATATTCCGTATTTGATCGCTTCAACGGCAGCAACAGGCCACTACAGCTATGCTGCCAGCGCCTTGAAAATTCCGGGGCTGTTGTTGGAACGCGGCCATAGCGGCCTGTGCGAAGATAGTTGGGTCGAGGCATATTACCGGGATATCCGGCTTTTGCTCAGGCATCTGGCTGTATACCCTTATGAGGATAATAAGGCTGTATGCCCCAAAAAGGTGTTTCATAAAACTATCTATTTGTCTGCCGCGCATGCCGGTCTCTGGTTTCCTGTCATTACTGCCAATGCAGCCGTCAAGGAGGGCGATTTGCTCGGACGGATGGAGGATTTTTTCGGGAACACCATAGCTGAGTACCGGGCTCAAGCTGACGGCACAGTGTTTTATTATCGGGGAGGCTTGGCGGTAAAACAGGGTCAGGAGTTGGTGGCTTACGGCTTGGAGAGATATGCTGAATAG
- a CDS encoding M23 family metallopeptidase: MYLKLPRISNKQWACLGGVALLTGVWIAPGPRVSPETVVKTPAAEEQQVVEPPPTAAVQSSQQPIQKYTVVAGDTLSGIAQEHGIDLDTLMAANPGISDLIHPGDQLDIVANKGVIYQVNTGDTLWDIAHTYGIRVEEIKSANSKQDDHLAVGEKLFIPGARWARAETAVARATVSRFIWPTRGEVSSPFGWRWGRLHAGVDLANDIGTHVMAARAGRVIWAGWRGGYGYTVMLDHGGGYVSLYGHLDDYFVERGQYVRAGQRIASMGNTGNSTGPHLHFEIQKDGEAVDPMGLLP; this comes from the coding sequence ATGTATTTGAAGCTGCCGCGAATAAGTAACAAGCAATGGGCCTGTCTGGGCGGGGTTGCGCTGCTGACCGGAGTTTGGATTGCTCCCGGGCCGAGGGTCTCGCCGGAGACGGTTGTGAAAACACCTGCAGCCGAAGAACAACAAGTGGTGGAACCACCCCCAACTGCCGCTGTCCAGTCAAGTCAGCAGCCAATCCAAAAATATACGGTAGTGGCTGGAGACACTTTGAGTGGTATTGCTCAGGAACATGGCATTGACCTTGATACACTAATGGCGGCAAACCCTGGCATCAGCGACCTTATTCACCCTGGTGACCAACTGGATATAGTGGCCAATAAGGGCGTAATTTACCAGGTAAATACCGGAGATACCTTATGGGATATTGCGCATACATATGGTATACGGGTGGAGGAAATCAAGTCAGCCAATAGTAAACAGGATGATCATCTTGCTGTTGGCGAAAAACTTTTCATTCCCGGAGCACGTTGGGCCAGAGCCGAAACGGCGGTAGCGCGGGCCACGGTCAGCCGGTTTATTTGGCCGACCAGGGGCGAAGTATCCTCTCCGTTTGGCTGGCGCTGGGGCCGACTCCATGCCGGTGTTGATCTTGCCAACGATATTGGCACCCATGTTATGGCTGCCCGGGCAGGGAGAGTCATCTGGGCCGGATGGCGGGGCGGCTACGGCTACACTGTCATGTTGGATCATGGCGGCGGTTATGTCAGTCTCTATGGTCATCTGGACGATTATTTTGTTGAACGGGGCCAATATGTACGGGCAGGTCAACGGATTGCTTCCATGGGAAATACCGGCAATTCGACAGGTCCGCACCTGCATTTTGAAATCCAAAAAGACGGTGAGGCGGTAGACCCGATGGGGTTGCTGCCGTAA